CCCGATCGGGCAGCTCACCCCCGTCCCGCCGATCCCGCAGTACCCGGCCGGGTTTTTGTCCAAGTACTGCTGGTGGTATCCCTCTGCCGGATAGAAGGGCCGGGAGGCGTCGGCGGGGAGGATTTCGGTGGTGATGTCGGTGTAGCCGGAGTTGTGGAGGACGGTGCGGTAGGCGTCGCGGGAGGCTTCGGCGGCCTGTTGCTGGGCGGGGGAGTGGGTGTAGATGGCGGAGCGGTACTGGGTGCCGACGTCGTTGCCCTGGCGGAAGCCCTGGGTGGGGTCGTGGGACTCCCAGAAGAGCTTCAGCAGGGTGGCGTACGAGACGATCTTGGGGTCGTAGACGACGCGGACGGCCTCGGTGTGGCCGGTGTGGCCGCTGCAGACCTCTTCGTAGGTGGGGTTCGGGGTGTGGCCGCCCTGGTAGCCGACGAGGGTGGTCCAGACGCCCTCGGTCTGCCAGAACTTCCGCTCGGCGCCCCAGAAGCAGCCCAGGCCGAAGTCGGCGGTCTCCAGGCCGTCCGGGTACGGGCCGAGCAGCGGGTTGCCGAGGACGGTGTGCCGGTCGGGGACGGTGAAGGCCCGCTCGGGGCGCCCTTCGAGCGCTTCGTCCGGCGTGGGGAGGTGGTTCTTGAAGCGGGAGAAGAGCATG
This portion of the Streptomyces sp. 2114.4 genome encodes:
- the msrA gene encoding peptide-methionine (S)-S-oxide reductase MsrA; translation: MLFSRFKNHLPTPDEALEGRPERAFTVPDRHTVLGNPLLGPYPDGLETADFGLGCFWGAERKFWQTEGVWTTLVGYQGGHTPNPTYEEVCSGHTGHTEAVRVVYDPKIVSYATLLKLFWESHDPTQGFRQGNDVGTQYRSAIYTHSPAQQQAAEASRDAYRTVLHNSGYTDITTEILPADASRPFYPAEGYHQQYLDKNPAGYCGIGGTGVSCPIGVAEAPSLGE